The nucleotide window GGAGCGGAGCGAGCCGTCGCCGGTGAGGACGGTGGTGCCGTCCGCGAGCGCGGCCGCGGCGGTGACGAGCCGCATCGTCGTCCCCGAGTTCGCGCAGTCGATCACGTCGTCGGGGACGCCGGGGCGGCCGCCGAACCCCTCGACAGCGAGCGCGTCGGCGTCGTCGAGGTCGAGTACCCCGTCGCCCTCCTTTCCGTCTGCCTCCCCCGCCGGCGCGACCGACCCGCCGAACGCGCTCACGGCGCGCGCCGTGGCCCGCGTGTCCGCGGAGATCAGCGGCGACTCGACGGTCGCGCCCTCGCTGTAGCCGGCCGCGAGCAGCGCGCGGTGAGTGTAGCTCTTCGACGGCGGCGCGCGGGCGGTCCCTCGGAGCTCCGAGCGCGTGACGTGGACATCCATACGTCCCCTGCCGCCCGCGGCGACAAGTCGGTACCGACCGCGGCACGATTGCGACCGGCCGGCGTCGAAATCCCAACTGGGTCGACGCGGCCTCGCGGCACACCCTTTATACCACCGGGAGCGTTAGCGTCGCGTATGCCCCAGTGTGAGATGTGCGGCACCGAGGAGGCCTCGCTGACGACGACGAAGGTCGAGGGTGCCGAACTAGAGCTTTGTAGCTCGTGTACGGACTTCGGGACCGAGGTCCGCGACGAGTCGACGAGCTCCGGCGGCGGCAAGTACTCCACCAGCTCCAGCACCGGGAAGTCGTCCTCGTCGTCCGGGTCGTCCGGCTCCTCCGGCTCCGGCTCCTCGGGCGGCTCGACGCGCCCCCGCGACATGTTCGACGACATGGACGAGATCGCGACCGACTACGACGAGGTGATCCGTGACGCGCGAGAGTCGCGCGGGCTGAGTCAGGAGGAGCTGGCGGACCAGCTCAACGAGAAGGCGAGCCTCATCCGCAAGCTCGAACGCGGCGACACGCTCCCGACCGACGAGGTCCAGCGCAAGCTCGAACGCGCGCTCGACGTCTCGCTCGTCGAGGGCCAGTCGGCCGACGACGCCGACTGGGAGACCGACGACCCGGGGACGATGACCCTCGGCGACGTCGTCAAGCGGAAGGACTGAAACCGGTCGGGCCAAACGGGCCGGACTATCCGCGTCCCCTCTGATTCTCTCGATTCTCTCTCTCTCAGACGCGTCGACGGATTCCGACCAGCAGGACCGCGAGCAGTCCGAACGCGACGAGCGAGAGGTTCGGAATCGTGAGTCCGAACACCGGACTCCGCCACAGTACGGTCGCGCAGGGACCGCCGACCGTACATTCCCCCACCGTCGCCTGAAGATACGAGTGGTACGCGGCGAGGCTCAGCCCGATCGCCACGAGCGGCAGCGCGGTCCGCGAGACCGCCGGCCGCTCCTCGACGGCCGCGACGCCGAGGACGACGACGAGCGGGTACATCGCGATCCGCTGGTACCAGCAGAGGTCGCAGGGCGTGAGCCCGAGCCCGAAGCTGAACCAGAGGCTCCCCGCGGTCGCGACCGTCGCGACGGCCGTCGCGGCCGACAGCCACGCGGTCGCCGCCGAGCGCCGGCCCGTCACACCGTCGCGCCGCCGTCGTCCGTCTGCTCCGATCCGCCGTAGCGCTCGGTCAGGTAGTCGATGATGTAATCGACCGTCTCGGGGTCGTAGCTCCAGAACCCGTAGAACTCGCCCGGGGCGCGCTCCTCGGCGAGCAGCGCGCACTTCGCCTCGTCGTACCCGCCGCCGTCGTACGCGACGAACCACGTCTCC belongs to Halorubrum sp. DM2 and includes:
- a CDS encoding disulfide bond formation protein B, with the translated sequence MTGRRSAATAWLSAATAVATVATAGSLWFSFGLGLTPCDLCWYQRIAMYPLVVVLGVAAVEERPAVSRTALPLVAIGLSLAAYHSYLQATVGECTVGGPCATVLWRSPVFGLTIPNLSLVAFGLLAVLLVGIRRRV
- a CDS encoding multiprotein bridging factor aMBF1, yielding MPQCEMCGTEEASLTTTKVEGAELELCSSCTDFGTEVRDESTSSGGGKYSTSSSTGKSSSSSGSSGSSGSGSSGGSTRPRDMFDDMDEIATDYDEVIRDARESRGLSQEELADQLNEKASLIRKLERGDTLPTDEVQRKLERALDVSLVEGQSADDADWETDDPGTMTLGDVVKRKD